TTTAATTTAAGCCAATTAAGCTTGGGAAAGCGCAAAGCGATACCCTCTGCCTCTTAATGTTTCAATAGGTTGTAAGTCCCCTTGAGGGTCGAGTTTTTTACGCAACCGACCAATTAATACTTCAATCACATTACTATCGGGATCGTCATTCACTGGATATAAGTAATTATTTAATTCTTGCTTTGTTACTACTCTGTCCCGATGGCGAACTAAGTATTCAATCAGGCGATATTCAAAAGCGGTTAAGTCTAACTCTTGGTCAGAAACACTCACTTTTTGACCTGATAGGTCTAGCTTTAGTGCGCCAAACACCATATCGAGTGATGGGCTGCCCGTTGCTCGGCGCAATAAAGCCTTAATGCGAGCGAGCATTTCTGGTGGTTCAAATGGTTTGGTTAAGTAATCATCTGCGCCGGCTTCTAAGCCTTCGACTTTGTCTTGCCAGCGATCACGCGCAGTTAGCACCAAGATGGGCATATTGTTGCCTTCTTGGCGCAGTGTGCGAATGATGTCAATCCCGGGTAATTTAGGGAGGCCTAAATCAATTACTGCCGCATCAAACCCTGATTCTTTAGCAAGATATAACCCTTGCTCACCATCATGAGCACATTCAACGCGATAGCCCTCTCCAAGCAACCAGTCTCTTAGGCGCGCATTTAAAATTGGTTCATCTTCTACAATCAAGATTCGCATTAAAAGCCATCCTTAAAAGGGAAGGGGCGACGGTTATTGTTTCCATTATTTCCTCGCCCTTCTTCATTTGGGCGATTTCTTCGTTGATCCAGCGAAGGTGGTGGCTGATCGTAATTTTGCCCTCTAGCAGAAGGTGGGGAGTCATTTCCTAACTGTAAGATAACAATTTCACCATTATCTTTAAGTACTTTTACACGATAACCGCCACTGCGGTTGTCTACTGAAATCACTTTGCCACCAGTTTGTTGTTGGGCAATGCGCGCAGCATCATCTCGGCTGAGATCGGCCATGGCGCTCATAGGCATCCATAGGCCGAGACACAAGCATAGAGTTAATATACGGGGGCGCATTTCAGTTCCTTGCTAACGAAGACACCTAAGATTATGCCAATATTGTAACCTGTGGCGGCTTAGATGTCCTTGATCAATAAGTAACTTGTTTGCATTTTCATGCTTACAAGATTGGATTGACCGCAACATTCACCTTAATTTCACGGCCTGGGTCAGAGGTACTGAATGTGGTGTAACGTTTTCCTGCGTATTCATAAGTGACTCTGTAACCGGTTACGCGTTGTGTCCATTCTGGTTCGCTGCGGCAACGCTGCACTTGTTCCGTGTGATATGTATCGTCGCGGTCATCATTATTGCCCCACTGACGTCCCACCATTGCGCCGGTGACCGCGCCAATTGCAGTCATGGCATCTTTGCCGTGCCCTTTACCAAATTGATGCCCAACCACCGCACCAGTCACACCGCCTAAGATAAGGCCTGCGGTATTGCCGCCACGATCACGCTTATCTTTTACGTTAACGGTTTCATTCCAGCACACTTGGCGATCAGTTTTTACTTGTTCGTATTGTGGCTCTACATTTTTTACTTTTGCATAGTCGGTATAGCCATCTGCACTTGCCTGTGCCACTGCGCCCATTGCGATAACCAAAGCTAGTAATTTACGCATGATGTTTCTCCTGTCGGGTTGCCACGTTTTTCGTGGTGTTGGAGTGCATCTTATGCCTAGTCAACTGAATATTTGCTGAATGACCTGTTCACCTTGGGAAGGTATTTTGTTGATTCGTTCTCGCGTTGCGTGTTGGAAATGCGCCGTTTGTAATCGATGAAGTCAGGGTAGAAAATTATTTGAATTTCTATATTTCAAAAGGTTATTAAAAAACTATTTTATATGTTGATAGAATGATTTATTGTTCACATTGATTAAATGGGGGGCGTCATGACGTCAACTCTACGATTACAAGGTTATATTGATTCTATCCACAACCATTATTTTGCTGAGCAACCTTTGTTTATCGACCGCGAAGGGCGAGTAAAAGGGAGTTTCTTCAAGTGTGAAATTGGCAGTGTCTTTGAATCCATTACTACCCATACGCATGCCAACAGTGTCGCCGTATCCGCTAGGTTACAAGTGAATTTATTTGACGGCACGCCTATTGATGCCGCTACTTTATTTACGTTAGCAAAATCTGACGAAGCGCTTGTTCGTCTAGATCGGCTTAGCCGAATTATTCATACACTCAACCATCATGCATCTCCATTCGCGCACTTGCCATTGCATTTATCTGTTCATCCTCGGTTGCCTTCAATTGTCGTAAAAGACCATGGTCAGGTATTTGAGAGGCTGTTGCAATTCTTGCAGTTATCGCCAAGGCAGTTTGTAATTGAGTTGCCGCTTAGCTTGGCGGCAAATGCCGCGCTAGCAAATAAGGTCGTTAATAATTATCGTGCGCGAGGTTTTGTAGTGAGTAGTCATGTAGATGACCGTAGTTTGGCGTGGCTGGATTCTGGAGAATCGTTACCTGACTTGTTAAAGCTAAATGCAAACTTCATTTTGGCACGGACAGATGTATTGGCAAGAATTCAACAATTGGCAGAGCGGTTTCATCTGTCGATATTGATAAAAAGTGCTGAAAGGCAGGCTATTCACCAAGATGTTTCTTCAATGTTGATCGAAAGTGTTGGTTAATTTATAGATTAATATGGAATTAAAAAATAGATAAATATAATTAAAAGAAATTTAGTGATTGCTTTATGATGGCTCCATCGAATACAAATTCAGACAAGCAGAACTTCAGGGAGCATCAAATGAAAACATCATTAAGAATCAATTTAATCAAATTAGCTTTGGCTACTGCAGGTGTTGCTTCAATCAATGTTGCTCTAGCAGAAGAAGTCACCATTGGTTATCAATATGGTGCTGATCCTGCCAAGTTGGCGCAGGTGGAGGGCCGTTATGAAAAAGCAACAGGTTGGAAAATTAACTGGAAACGATTCGACAGTGGTGCAGATATTGTCGCCGCCATTGCTTCTGGTGACGTGCAAATTGGCAACATTGGCTCTAGCCCACTAGCAGCATCTACTAGTAGAGGGTTGCCGATTAAGGCATTTGTTGTGAATGCGCTAACTGGCGGCTCTGAAGCGTTAGTTGTTCGCAATGGTGCAAATATTAAATCTCCTAAAGATTTAATCGGTAAAACACTCGCAACGCCTTTTGTTTCTACCGCGCATTACAGCCTGCTTTCCGCGCTAAAACACTGGAATATAGATCCATCAAAAGTAAAAGTGGTGAATTTAGCTCCGCCAGAAATTGCCGCGGCCTGGTTACGTGGCGACATCGATGGTGCTTACACATGGGACCCTGCACTTGGAAAAATTAAACAATCAGGCAAGGTATTAACCGATTCAGCAGAAGTAGGTAAATGGGGGCATCCAACCTTCGATAGTTGGGTTGCGCAAAAAGACTTTGCTTCAAAGCATCCTGATTTTTTAGTGAAGTTTGCAAAAGTCACTACCGATGTGAACGCTGAATATCAGAAAAATGCGAGTAAGTGGACAGCGTCTTCTGATGTCGTGAAGAAAATTTCTGACTTAAGTGGTGCTACCCCTGCAGATATCCCTAGCCTACTGGCGGGTAATAAATATCCAAATGCAGTAGAGCAACTAAGTCCTGCTG
This Leeia speluncae DNA region includes the following protein-coding sequences:
- a CDS encoding glycine zipper 2TM domain-containing protein, coding for MRKLLALVIAMGAVAQASADGYTDYAKVKNVEPQYEQVKTDRQVCWNETVNVKDKRDRGGNTAGLILGGVTGAVVGHQFGKGHGKDAMTAIGAVTGAMVGRQWGNNDDRDDTYHTEQVQRCRSEPEWTQRVTGYRVTYEYAGKRYTTFSTSDPGREIKVNVAVNPIL
- the tauA gene encoding taurine ABC transporter substrate-binding protein, whose product is MKTSLRINLIKLALATAGVASINVALAEEVTIGYQYGADPAKLAQVEGRYEKATGWKINWKRFDSGADIVAAIASGDVQIGNIGSSPLAASTSRGLPIKAFVVNALTGGSEALVVRNGANIKSPKDLIGKTLATPFVSTAHYSLLSALKHWNIDPSKVKVVNLAPPEIAAAWLRGDIDGAYTWDPALGKIKQSGKVLTDSAEVGKWGHPTFDSWVAQKDFASKHPDFLVKFAKVTTDVNAEYQKNASKWTASSDVVKKISDLSGATPADIPSLLAGNKYPNAVEQLSPAVLGGGSVKALTATATFLKEQKKIDQTLASYQAVIDPQFVQKASKLK
- a CDS encoding response regulator transcription factor — encoded protein: MRILIVEDEPILNARLRDWLLGEGYRVECAHDGEQGLYLAKESGFDAAVIDLGLPKLPGIDIIRTLRQEGNNMPILVLTARDRWQDKVEGLEAGADDYLTKPFEPPEMLARIKALLRRATGSPSLDMVFGALKLDLSGQKVSVSDQELDLTAFEYRLIEYLVRHRDRVVTKQELNNYLYPVNDDPDSNVIEVLIGRLRKKLDPQGDLQPIETLRGRGYRFALSQA
- a CDS encoding PepSY domain-containing protein, with amino-acid sequence MSAMADLSRDDAARIAQQQTGGKVISVDNRSGGYRVKVLKDNGEIVILQLGNDSPPSARGQNYDQPPPSLDQRRNRPNEEGRGNNGNNNRRPFPFKDGF